From one Agathobaculum sp. NTUH-O15-33 genomic stretch:
- a CDS encoding sugar ABC transporter substrate-binding protein, translated as MLKKFTAALLSLLTLSLAACGDQQGSQGNASDSADSSTEKTYKIGFVANGATLWEYPKSSINFYMELQEKYPIEVVVFDAQGDAGKQSTLVGDAIAQGCDAITIIPIDNKSVIPACTEAMNAGVPVFNLGSVDMGEENAGKAFVSMIGAGSGLAASEIIGEAFVEHLEPGSKVVSIIGVAGTSETEQRNEVWQKMCEEHDIEILDVQSTDWDASKALQIMQNYLVQYPQIDGVFCQWDDGMVSVAKALEAAGRLEGTFLASIDGNKNGFDLVRDGTMYCTAAQNQKEICEKAVTTTLDYLAGNEVEPYITIPYIKITKENVDEYSPW; from the coding sequence ATGTTAAAAAAGTTTACGGCAGCCCTTCTCAGCTTACTTACGCTATCTTTGGCGGCATGCGGCGATCAGCAAGGTTCTCAGGGGAACGCATCGGACTCTGCGGATTCCAGTACGGAAAAGACCTATAAGATCGGTTTTGTGGCCAACGGCGCGACCCTGTGGGAGTATCCGAAAAGCAGCATCAATTTTTATATGGAATTGCAGGAAAAGTACCCGATCGAGGTCGTTGTGTTTGACGCGCAGGGCGACGCGGGCAAGCAAAGCACGCTTGTGGGCGACGCGATCGCACAGGGGTGCGACGCGATCACGATCATTCCGATCGATAACAAATCGGTGATCCCCGCCTGTACGGAAGCGATGAATGCGGGCGTTCCGGTTTTCAATCTGGGCAGTGTGGACATGGGCGAGGAAAACGCGGGGAAAGCCTTTGTTTCCATGATCGGCGCGGGCAGCGGTTTGGCGGCTTCCGAGATCATTGGCGAGGCGTTTGTCGAGCATCTGGAGCCCGGCAGCAAAGTCGTTTCCATTATCGGGGTTGCGGGTACCAGCGAAACCGAGCAGCGTAACGAGGTATGGCAGAAAATGTGCGAGGAGCACGATATCGAGATACTGGATGTGCAGAGCACGGACTGGGATGCCAGCAAGGCGCTGCAGATCATGCAAAACTATTTGGTGCAATATCCGCAAATCGACGGCGTGTTCTGTCAGTGGGATGACGGCATGGTATCCGTGGCCAAGGCGCTGGAAGCCGCGGGGCGTTTGGAAGGCACCTTTTTGGCGAGTATCGACGGCAACAAAAACGGCTTTGATCTGGTAAGGGACGGCACCATGTATTGTACGGCGGCGCAAAATCAGAAGGAGATTTGCGAAAAGGCGGTCACGACGACACTGGATTATCTGGCGGGCAACGAAGTGGAACCCTACATCACCATTCCCTATATTAAAATCACCAAGGAGAATGTGGATGAGTACAGCCCTTGGTGA
- a CDS encoding sugar ABC transporter ATP-binding protein translates to MHSENILEINGVSKSFPGVKALDHVSIAIRKGVVHGIVGENGAGKSTLMKILSGVYRADRTEGSSIWFDGKQMEISSPIQSMQLGLSIIYQEFNLVDSMSVGENIFLGRFREAGGMQALHRKARSALDRIGCDIDTRAMVGDLSISQKQMVEIAKAISLNSKLIIMDEPSTTLTNDEMENLIRLINELRADGITIIYISHKLEEIFALCDQVTVIRDGSVIGTRDIEDITREEMVSMMVGRSIESEFPPRPQTAGDVLLAVHHLHTNKLHDVSFQVKAGEILGLVGLVGAGRTEIVRALFGADAKQSGEIRIHGEAVTIRNPVDAKKAGIGFVTEDRKQQGLFMRFSVADNIVVATMNKLAKRGFVSKRREEEIAQGYVESLGIKTPKLSTKVMSLSGGNQQKCIIGRWLEMEPRVLILDEPTRGIDVGAKYEIYLLMKEIASKGNAIILISSELPEVLNLSNRCLTISAGRVVGEFDPAVDSAERIMQSILT, encoded by the coding sequence GTGCATTCAGAGAATATCTTGGAGATCAACGGCGTTTCAAAGTCGTTCCCGGGCGTCAAAGCGCTGGATCATGTCTCGATAGCCATCCGGAAGGGCGTCGTACACGGCATCGTGGGTGAAAACGGCGCGGGAAAATCTACGTTGATGAAGATACTGTCGGGCGTGTACCGGGCGGATCGGACGGAAGGCTCAAGCATCTGGTTTGATGGGAAACAAATGGAGATTAGCTCCCCGATACAGTCGATGCAATTAGGGCTGAGTATTATTTATCAAGAGTTTAATTTGGTCGATTCCATGTCTGTCGGCGAAAACATTTTTCTGGGCAGGTTTCGGGAAGCGGGCGGTATGCAAGCGCTGCACCGTAAGGCGAGAAGCGCCTTGGATCGTATCGGCTGCGACATTGACACACGCGCCATGGTGGGCGATCTCAGCATCTCGCAAAAGCAGATGGTAGAGATTGCAAAGGCGATTTCGCTGAACAGCAAGCTGATCATCATGGACGAACCAAGCACAACGCTGACAAACGACGAGATGGAAAACCTGATTCGGCTGATCAACGAGCTGCGGGCCGATGGGATCACGATCATTTATATTAGCCATAAACTGGAGGAAATCTTCGCGCTGTGCGATCAGGTCACGGTGATCCGGGACGGCAGCGTGATTGGCACGCGCGATATTGAGGATATCACGCGCGAAGAAATGGTCTCTATGATGGTGGGGCGATCTATCGAAAGTGAATTCCCCCCGAGGCCGCAAACCGCGGGCGATGTGCTGCTTGCGGTGCATCACCTGCATACGAACAAGCTGCACGATGTTTCCTTTCAGGTAAAGGCGGGGGAAATTCTGGGCTTGGTCGGTCTGGTGGGCGCGGGCCGGACCGAGATCGTGCGGGCGCTGTTTGGCGCGGACGCGAAACAAAGCGGCGAGATCCGCATTCATGGCGAGGCGGTGACGATCCGCAATCCGGTGGATGCAAAAAAAGCGGGAATCGGGTTTGTTACCGAGGATCGGAAACAGCAAGGCCTGTTCATGCGGTTTTCCGTAGCGGATAATATCGTGGTCGCCACGATGAACAAGCTGGCGAAACGCGGCTTTGTCAGCAAACGCAGGGAGGAGGAGATCGCACAGGGCTATGTGGAGAGCTTGGGCATTAAAACGCCGAAGCTGTCCACGAAGGTCATGAGCCTTTCGGGCGGCAATCAGCAAAAATGCATCATTGGAAGGTGGCTGGAAATGGAGCCGCGCGTCCTGATTTTGGACGAACCGACCCGCGGGATCGACGTCGGCGCCAAATATGAGATCTACCTGCTGATGAAAGAGATCGCAAGCAAGGGAAACGCTATTATACTAATCTCTTCCGAACTGCCCGAGGTGTTGAACCTGAGCAACCGTTGCCTTACCATTTCGGCCGGCCGCGTTGTAGGGGAGTTTGACCCGGCGGTGGACTCGGCGGAACGCATCATGCAGAGCATATTGACATAG
- a CDS encoding ABC transporter permease: protein MRQATKGMLYRFTANYMILIAIFVLCAYSAIANPVFLRMDNVLNVGLQSAAIGIAALGMTTIMIGGYIDLSLPGMFALTSVTFCKAAEWTGNPWIAILAALGMGLAAGALNGAIMVLFGARTMNNMLFISYGMGMVFKSLTAFINDRVINLTPHPVFKAIGEERLLRVPISFLIFLAIVLLMHLFLKKTVSGKSIYYLGCNYEGARLAGINTRRTVLLIFIIGGLLAAAGSIVNVAQVSQASTNSGYNYEINAITAAVLGGTAFKGGRGGAFNTFLGAIMFVLLANSLQLLGFSAYAQYAMKGLILVAVILLDSKKDVLEARG from the coding sequence ATGAGACAAGCCACAAAAGGAATGCTTTATAGGTTTACGGCAAATTACATGATCTTGATCGCCATTTTTGTTCTATGCGCTTACAGCGCGATCGCAAATCCCGTCTTTTTGCGCATGGATAATGTTCTAAACGTCGGCCTACAGTCCGCCGCGATCGGGATCGCCGCGCTCGGCATGACGACGATCATGATCGGCGGCTATATCGATTTGTCGCTGCCGGGCATGTTCGCGCTCACCTCGGTCACATTTTGCAAGGCGGCCGAATGGACGGGCAATCCATGGATCGCGATCCTTGCCGCGCTTGGAATGGGACTGGCCGCCGGCGCGCTCAACGGTGCGATCATGGTGCTGTTCGGCGCTAGAACCATGAACAACATGCTGTTCATCTCCTATGGCATGGGTATGGTATTCAAGTCGCTGACGGCGTTTATCAACGACCGGGTCATCAACCTGACGCCGCACCCTGTGTTCAAGGCGATCGGAGAAGAACGCCTGCTGCGCGTCCCCATCTCCTTTTTGATCTTTTTGGCGATCGTGCTGCTGATGCATCTGTTTCTCAAAAAGACCGTATCGGGAAAATCGATCTACTATTTAGGCTGTAATTACGAAGGCGCGCGGCTGGCCGGTATCAATACCAGACGCACGGTGCTGCTCATCTTTATAATCGGCGGGTTACTGGCCGCGGCGGGATCGATCGTCAATGTTGCGCAGGTGTCGCAGGCAAGCACCAATTCGGGCTATAACTATGAAATCAACGCCATCACCGCGGCGGTGCTGGGCGGTACGGCGTTCAAGGGCGGCCGGGGCGGCGCGTTTAATACATTTTTGGGCGCGATTATGTTTGTGCTGCTGGCCAACTCGCTTCAGCTTCTGGGATTCAGCGCGTATGCGCAATATGCCATGAAGGGCCTTATTCTGGTGGCGGTGATCCTGCTGGACAGCAAAAAGGATGTTTTGGAGGCGCGAGGATGA
- a CDS encoding ABC transporter permease produces MKKEIWRRDGVLRFFKKNIAVDIIILFFIVAPFMNASFLSAYNLSQILVQTATTLIVAVGVMFVIITGESDLSIGGLMCLSGIVAIYLQPELPLPVILLIVMAMGCVLGCLTGLLVSVLKLDAFIVTLGIQMIYLGVNLIITDGQTVAGEDPAFVQWGTGKLFQFVPYAFVIALTLVVIAYWVLSRTQFGRDCYAVGGNYEVAKYAGIRVVRQKLLCYVICGCLAALAGFFLSARMNAGNGNFGTMIPFNVHCGIVIGGTYLSGGTGGAWHTLAGILMMSVLQNVMNIIGADAYIQQLVQGLIIVLIIGFACYEQTRKKQAA; encoded by the coding sequence ATGAAAAAAGAGATCTGGCGCCGCGACGGCGTACTTCGGTTTTTCAAAAAGAATATCGCGGTGGATATCATCATTTTGTTTTTTATAGTCGCTCCCTTTATGAATGCTTCTTTTCTCAGCGCCTACAACCTATCTCAGATATTGGTGCAGACCGCGACGACTCTAATCGTGGCGGTTGGGGTTATGTTTGTCATCATCACGGGAGAATCCGATCTGTCTATTGGCGGCCTCATGTGTTTGTCGGGGATCGTGGCCATATACCTGCAGCCGGAACTTCCGCTGCCGGTCATTTTGCTGATCGTCATGGCGATGGGCTGCGTGCTCGGCTGTTTGACCGGCCTGCTCGTATCCGTTTTAAAGCTCGATGCGTTTATTGTGACGCTGGGCATACAAATGATCTATCTGGGCGTCAACCTGATCATAACGGACGGTCAAACCGTGGCGGGGGAAGACCCCGCGTTTGTACAATGGGGGACCGGCAAGCTGTTTCAATTTGTGCCCTATGCGTTTGTGATCGCGCTCACGCTGGTAGTGATCGCTTATTGGGTGCTTTCCCGCACCCAATTCGGCCGCGATTGCTACGCGGTGGGCGGCAACTATGAGGTGGCGAAGTATGCGGGTATCCGCGTGGTGCGGCAAAAGCTCCTTTGCTATGTGATATGCGGCTGCTTGGCGGCTCTGGCGGGGTTCTTCCTGTCGGCGCGTATGAACGCGGGTAACGGTAATTTCGGTACCATGATCCCGTTTAACGTCCACTGCGGCATCGTCATCGGCGGCACGTATCTATCGGGCGGCACGGGCGGCGCATGGCACACGCTGGCGGGTATTTTAATGATGAGTGTGCTGCAAAACGTGATGAATATTATAGGCGCGGACGCATATATCCAGCAGCTGGTGCAAGGGCTGATTATCGTATTGATTATCGGGTTTGCCTGTTACGAGCAAACGCGTAAAAAGCAAGCGGCCTGA
- a CDS encoding RbsD/FucU family protein, translating into MKKRILNERLAAILASARHGEMIFVADAGSGSSDKALVPLDPSVEYLDLGVVTGVPSFLDVVTGMAAAGDIESIIVADEMPRVNPAYYQALVDLVGKENVWLVRYIPELYDLRNKCKAMVQTGDYGLQGNAILVAGYPSENIPLKWLMDRDPETYNEKEK; encoded by the coding sequence ATGAAAAAGAGGATTTTGAACGAACGGCTGGCCGCCATTTTGGCCAGCGCGAGACACGGCGAAATGATTTTTGTCGCGGATGCCGGCAGCGGTTCTTCCGACAAGGCGTTGGTGCCGCTCGATCCCAGCGTGGAGTATCTGGATTTGGGCGTGGTGACGGGGGTGCCCAGCTTTTTAGACGTCGTCACGGGCATGGCGGCGGCAGGCGATATCGAATCGATCATTGTGGCGGACGAAATGCCGCGGGTGAACCCCGCCTATTATCAGGCGTTGGTTGATCTGGTGGGCAAGGAAAATGTATGGCTGGTGCGGTACATTCCGGAACTTTATGACCTGCGCAACAAATGCAAAGCGATGGTGCAGACCGGCGACTATGGCCTGCAGGGCAATGCGATCTTGGTCGCGGGCTATCCCAGCGAGAATATTCCCCTGAAATGGCTGATGGACAGAGATCCGGAAACCTATAACGAAAAGGAGAAATAA
- a CDS encoding alpha/beta hydrolase produces the protein MPYLSNEPAVFYRVWNTECPKANVVFLHGAGEHSGLYHRFAAGLNAEGYRVWAIDHIAHGHTPGSVEAVYEVSALADNARRLIRLAQEETDALKTVLIGNSLGGVTAGLLMSMEDAPAIAGLVLTSTPLAPLQNIDELDKAIMSLEPTYLDELASDPLLPRMEPLDYDRLDAAMCKAVEQMQSKAPCWPFPVLLINGENDVLALPETARAWAKNIPRGRALTIKGGHHDILNDTSYAVVTRLIASFVLEATNPYLLY, from the coding sequence ATGCCGTACCTGTCAAACGAGCCAGCGGTGTTCTACCGGGTATGGAACACGGAATGCCCCAAGGCAAACGTTGTTTTCTTGCATGGAGCGGGCGAGCATAGCGGCTTATACCATCGGTTTGCCGCCGGGCTCAACGCGGAAGGATATCGGGTCTGGGCGATCGACCATATCGCCCATGGACATACGCCGGGCTCGGTCGAAGCGGTGTATGAAGTAAGCGCGCTGGCCGATAACGCACGCCGGCTGATTCGTTTGGCGCAAGAGGAGACTGACGCGTTAAAAACCGTGCTGATCGGCAATTCGCTGGGCGGCGTTACCGCCGGCTTGCTGATGAGCATGGAGGACGCGCCTGCGATCGCGGGGCTGGTGCTCACCTCAACGCCGCTGGCGCCGCTGCAAAACATCGATGAACTGGACAAGGCGATCATGTCGCTGGAGCCGACCTATCTGGACGAACTTGCCTCTGATCCCTTGCTGCCGCGTATGGAACCGCTGGATTATGACCGGCTGGACGCCGCTATGTGCAAGGCGGTCGAACAAATGCAAAGCAAGGCCCCTTGCTGGCCGTTTCCTGTTTTGCTGATTAATGGGGAAAACGATGTGCTGGCCCTGCCCGAAACGGCAAGGGCATGGGCAAAGAACATCCCGCGCGGCCGCGCGTTGACCATCAAGGGTGGACATCATGATATTCTCAATGATACGAGCTATGCCGTAGTGACCCGTCTGATCGCTTCGTTTGTTTTGGAAGCGACAAACCCATATTTGCTGTACTAG
- a CDS encoding MATE family efflux transporter, which yields MKVYTKDMTKGSPIRLILFFTFPLLLGNLFQQGYMITDSIIVGRGVGVQALASLGATDWIYWLFLWAVQGFTSGFSVRIAQSFGAGDLGGVRKTTAMVFLLCAVFGLVLTAAGLLLTDPLLTLLRTETAIFNGSQIYLNVMFAGMLAVVAYNMGAAILRCLGDSRTPLIAMIVAAVLNVALDAAFVLVFHWGIFGAAFATVLAQFFAFLYCAAALRRLPVMRLHKSDWKADKQLLKNLVRLGIPAAFQYSIISVGGMVLQSVINGYGFVLIAGFTATNKLYGVLESTSIALGQAMVTYMGQNSGAKKIKRIDQGMRGVTILSALFSTAIAVVMIAFGRNILSLFVSAGERDSAQVIEIAYRYLFIMCCPLFLLFSVNIYRSALQGLNKLSPTVISGSIEMIMRIGVALILPRLIGQAGIFFAEVAAWGTAGLFMIIYYYSHIGRIKQEISGEPAPR from the coding sequence ATGAAAGTCTACACAAAGGATATGACAAAAGGCTCACCAATACGGCTGATTCTGTTTTTTACGTTTCCGCTGCTTCTGGGCAACCTGTTTCAGCAGGGATATATGATAACAGATTCCATTATTGTTGGCCGCGGGGTGGGGGTTCAAGCGCTTGCCTCGCTGGGCGCGACCGACTGGATCTACTGGCTGTTTCTATGGGCTGTGCAGGGCTTTACCAGTGGATTTTCAGTCAGGATCGCACAGTCGTTCGGCGCGGGCGACCTAGGCGGCGTGCGTAAAACTACTGCGATGGTCTTTTTGCTTTGCGCTGTATTCGGTCTGGTGCTGACGGCGGCAGGGCTACTTTTGACAGACCCGCTGTTGACCCTGTTGCGTACGGAAACGGCGATTTTCAACGGTTCACAAATTTACCTTAACGTTATGTTTGCGGGCATGTTGGCGGTCGTAGCCTATAATATGGGGGCCGCCATTCTGCGCTGTTTGGGAGATAGTCGCACGCCGCTGATCGCTATGATCGTTGCGGCGGTACTGAACGTCGCGCTGGATGCGGCGTTTGTGCTGGTATTCCATTGGGGGATATTCGGAGCGGCGTTTGCCACGGTTCTGGCGCAATTCTTTGCGTTTCTATATTGCGCTGCCGCGCTGCGCAGACTGCCGGTAATGAGACTGCATAAATCGGATTGGAAAGCGGATAAACAGCTGCTGAAAAATCTGGTGCGGCTTGGTATACCTGCCGCGTTTCAATATAGTATCATTTCAGTGGGCGGCATGGTGCTGCAATCGGTAATCAACGGCTATGGATTTGTGTTGATAGCTGGCTTTACCGCTACCAACAAGCTTTATGGCGTGCTGGAGAGCACCTCGATCGCACTGGGGCAGGCGATGGTGACCTATATGGGACAAAACAGCGGGGCAAAGAAGATCAAGCGTATCGATCAAGGCATGCGTGGCGTGACCATACTGTCCGCATTGTTTTCTACTGCTATTGCAGTGGTCATGATCGCTTTCGGCAGAAATATTCTCAGCCTGTTCGTATCGGCGGGCGAGCGGGACTCGGCGCAGGTGATTGAAATCGCATACCGTTATTTGTTCATCATGTGCTGCCCGCTGTTTTTACTATTTAGTGTTAATATTTATCGTTCCGCACTGCAAGGCTTGAATAAACTATCCCCCACAGTGATCTCCGGTTCGATCGAGATGATCATGCGAATCGGCGTGGCTCTGATTTTGCCGCGTCTGATTGGACAAGCGGGTATATTTTTTGCCGAGGTTGCAGCATGGGGAACAGCGGGCCTTTTTATGATAATATACTACTACAGCCATATCGGGCGTATTAAACAGGAAATATCAGGTGAACCGGCCCCGCGCTAA
- a CDS encoding MalY/PatB family protein encodes MNYDFDTLIDRRGTHSLKWSAAENELPMWVADMDFAAAPEITAAIKARAASGLFGYSTVPEEWYEAICGWWRERHGFAMEKDWLVFASGVVPILSSVIRKLTTPGENVLVMTPVYGCFFSSIRNNGRRVLESPLAYDGAAYRIDWEDLERKLADPQTALLLLCNPHNPTGNLWSRETLARIGELCWTHHVLVLSDEIHCDLTDPGRAYVPFASVSAHCMQNSVTCLAPTKAFNLAGLQTAAAMAPDPTLRHKVWRALNTDEIAEPNAFAIDAAIAAFTQGGAWLDALREHISAGKTLVREFLAAELTQLSLVPSQATYLLWLDCGKAGWSSQELARHIRNETGLWLSPGAEFGGNGDRFLRMNIACPRKRLTDGLARLQKGVRSYEAFATARC; translated from the coding sequence TTGAATTATGATTTTGACACGTTGATTGACCGGCGCGGCACGCATTCTCTCAAGTGGAGCGCGGCGGAAAATGAACTGCCCATGTGGGTTGCGGACATGGACTTTGCCGCCGCGCCCGAGATCACAGCCGCAATCAAGGCCCGCGCCGCAAGCGGTCTGTTCGGCTACTCGACCGTGCCGGAGGAGTGGTATGAGGCGATCTGCGGCTGGTGGCGCGAGCGGCACGGCTTCGCCATGGAGAAAGACTGGCTGGTGTTCGCCTCGGGCGTGGTCCCCATTCTATCCAGCGTCATCCGCAAGCTGACCACGCCCGGCGAAAACGTACTGGTGATGACGCCGGTGTACGGTTGCTTTTTCAGCTCGATCCGGAACAACGGCAGGCGCGTGCTTGAAAGCCCGCTTGCTTACGACGGCGCGGCCTACCGCATCGATTGGGAGGATTTAGAGCGCAAGCTTGCCGACCCGCAGACCGCGCTGCTGCTGCTATGCAATCCGCACAACCCAACAGGCAACCTGTGGAGCCGCGAAACGCTCGCCCGCATCGGCGAGCTGTGCTGGACGCATCACGTACTGGTGCTGTCCGACGAGATCCACTGCGATTTGACCGATCCGGGCCGCGCCTATGTGCCTTTTGCATCCGTATCCGCGCATTGCATGCAAAACAGCGTTACCTGTCTCGCGCCGACCAAGGCGTTCAATTTGGCCGGGCTGCAAACCGCGGCGGCCATGGCGCCCGATCCCACGTTGCGGCACAAGGTATGGCGGGCGCTGAATACCGACGAAATAGCCGAGCCCAACGCCTTTGCCATTGACGCGGCGATCGCCGCCTTTACACAGGGCGGCGCGTGGCTGGACGCGCTGCGGGAACACATTTCCGCCGGCAAAACGCTGGTCCGAGAATTTCTAGCGGCAGAGCTTACGCAGCTATCGCTCGTGCCTTCGCAGGCAACCTATTTGTTGTGGCTGGATTGCGGCAAAGCAGGCTGGTCGTCTCAGGAGCTTGCCCGGCATATCCGGAACGAGACCGGGCTTTGGCTATCCCCCGGCGCGGAATTCGGCGGCAACGGCGACCGCTTTTTGCGCATGAACATCGCCTGTCCGCGAAAGCGCCTGACGGACGGACTCGCACGCCTGCAAAAAGGCGTGCGCTCCTATGAAGCGTTTGCCACGGCGCGCTGCTAA
- a CDS encoding flavodoxin family protein has protein sequence MSKKVLVVCTSPRIDGNSETLANEFLRGARDAGHETEKVCLYDKTIGFCRGCLACQKTRRCVIRDDANEIVEKMRQAEVIAFATPIYFYEMCGQMKTLLDRSNPLFPGEYAFRDIYLLATAADSDNSATDGAVQGLEGWISCFESAKLAGVARGCGADGMGQIKNFPAALESAYRMGKTV, from the coding sequence ATGAGTAAGAAAGTTCTGGTCGTTTGCACCAGCCCGCGCATTGACGGTAATTCGGAAACGCTGGCAAATGAATTCCTGCGCGGCGCGAGGGACGCGGGACACGAAACGGAAAAGGTGTGCCTGTATGACAAAACGATCGGTTTTTGCCGGGGCTGTCTGGCGTGCCAAAAGACGCGGCGCTGCGTGATCCGGGACGACGCAAACGAGATCGTGGAAAAGATGCGGCAGGCGGAAGTCATCGCCTTCGCCACGCCGATCTATTTTTACGAAATGTGCGGGCAGATGAAAACGCTGCTCGACCGCTCCAATCCGCTTTTTCCGGGCGAGTACGCGTTTCGGGATATCTACTTGTTGGCCACGGCGGCGGACAGCGACAATAGCGCGACGGACGGCGCTGTGCAAGGGTTGGAGGGCTGGATTTCCTGCTTTGAAAGCGCGAAACTCGCCGGTGTGGCGCGCGGCTGCGGCGCGGACGGCATGGGACAAATCAAGAATTTTCCCGCCGCGCTCGAATCTGCGTACCGGATGGGAAAAACCGTTTAA
- a CDS encoding sugar O-acetyltransferase gives MENQEIALGLQNPAVMRAASERALRLTQELNGAYHEPEKVRALFFALIGQPEDDSFCLFPPFYTDYGKNIRVGKNVFINTGCRFQDQGGIVIGDNALIGHNVVLATLNHEEDPARRHIMRPAPIVIGQSVWIGANATVVPGVTIGDGAIVAAGAVVTKDVPPRTVVGGVPARIMKKIKTEETI, from the coding sequence ATGGAGAATCAAGAGATCGCTTTAGGGTTGCAGAACCCGGCCGTTATGCGCGCCGCAAGCGAGCGCGCGCTTCGGCTGACACAGGAACTGAACGGGGCCTACCACGAACCGGAAAAGGTGCGGGCGCTTTTCTTCGCGTTGATCGGCCAACCGGAGGACGATAGCTTTTGCCTGTTCCCGCCCTTCTACACCGATTACGGCAAAAATATCCGTGTCGGCAAAAACGTATTCATCAACACCGGCTGCCGCTTTCAGGATCAGGGCGGCATCGTGATCGGCGATAACGCGCTGATCGGACATAACGTGGTGCTGGCGACGCTCAACCACGAGGAAGACCCGGCGCGGCGGCATATCATGCGCCCCGCGCCGATCGTAATCGGTCAATCCGTCTGGATCGGCGCAAACGCGACCGTTGTTCCCGGCGTGACCATTGGCGACGGCGCGATCGTCGCGGCGGGCGCGGTGGTCACCAAGGACGTGCCGCCGCGTACTGTTGTAGGCGGCGTGCCCGCCCGTATCATGAAAAAAATCAAAACGGAGGAAACAATATGA
- a CDS encoding cyclophilin-like fold protein codes for MRRKRLSILPAILLATIALLTGCGRNNTENTADAAAPGETVTQPADTGGEPAAAPTALTVRFGDDGAPFTMQLEDNETAAAIAGYVGTAAWRLPIYHYDDFENWEVMQYYDIPSRYEVPAAPTDVSSEKAGEVYYAEPGRIVLFYQDAEVAGEYTKIGTFAVTDEFQTAVTENPVLEGWGNKIVHISAEE; via the coding sequence ATGAGAAGAAAACGCTTATCCATACTGCCGGCTATCCTGCTGGCGACGATCGCGCTGCTGACCGGCTGCGGCCGGAACAACACGGAAAACACGGCAGACGCCGCCGCTCCCGGCGAAACGGTGACCCAGCCCGCCGATACCGGCGGCGAACCTGCCGCGGCGCCGACCGCGCTCACAGTCCGCTTTGGCGACGACGGCGCGCCCTTTACCATGCAGCTGGAGGACAACGAGACCGCCGCCGCGATCGCGGGCTATGTGGGCACGGCCGCTTGGCGGCTACCCATTTACCACTATGACGACTTTGAAAACTGGGAGGTCATGCAGTATTACGACATCCCCAGCCGGTATGAGGTACCCGCCGCGCCCACTGACGTTTCATCCGAAAAAGCGGGCGAGGTGTATTACGCCGAGCCGGGCCGCATCGTGCTGTTTTATCAGGACGCGGAGGTCGCGGGGGAGTACACCAAAATCGGTACGTTTGCGGTTACCGATGAATTCCAGACCGCGGTCACGGAAAATCCCGTGCTGGAGGGCTGGGGCAATAAGATCGTCCACATCAGCGCGGAGGAGTAA